One genomic window of Gavia stellata isolate bGavSte3 chromosome 7, bGavSte3.hap2, whole genome shotgun sequence includes the following:
- the SRP14 gene encoding signal recognition particle 14 kDa protein has translation MVLLESEQFLTELTRLFQKCRTSGSVFITLKKYDGRTKPVPRKGHVESFEPADNKCLLRATDGKKKISTVVSSKEVNKFQMAYSNLLRANMDGLKKKDKKSKNKKSKATQ, from the exons ATGGTGCTGCTGGAGAGCGAGCAG TTCCTGACAGAGCTTACCAGACTCTTTCAAAAGTGCAGAACTTCGGGGAGTGTTTTCATAACGCTGAAGAAAT ATGATGGCCGAACAAAACCAGTCCCACGCAAAGGCCATGTAGAAAGTTTTGAACCCGCAGACAATAAGTGTCTTCTAAGAGCAActgatgggaagaagaaaattagcACAGTG GTGAGCTCAAAGGAAGTAAATAAATTCCAGATG GCATATTCAAATTTGCTGAGAGCTAACATGGATGgcttgaagaaaaaagacaagaaaagcaaaaacaagaAGAGTAAAGCAACACAGTGA